The following coding sequences are from one Streptomyces sp. NBC_01431 window:
- a CDS encoding mechanosensitive ion channel family protein, which translates to MEFTVRPLLVAAGVIGATFAVGWAADLVLRRIASRHPAAPLWQRLRRCRVPLQVASCTGLLLSSYRTAGVGQDHHVGIDRALTLLLIASVGWLSLRIAGAVVDSGYARYASASHDPARVRRVRTQVALIQRVVTAVVMAVTGAVMLMQFQAVQTLGTSVLASAGVIAAVAGIAAQSTLGNLFAGLQIAFGDMVRLGDTVVVEGEWGTVEEITLTYLVVRTWDERRITMPVSYFTSRPFQNWSRGGAQMTGTVFLHVDHATPVALLREQLHRVLKECDAWDGRSWSLVVTDTTPSTIEVRALATARNADNIWTVRCAVREGLVGWLRDEHPYALPRINHTPAPGREP; encoded by the coding sequence ATGGAGTTCACAGTGCGCCCGTTGTTGGTGGCGGCAGGCGTTATTGGCGCCACCTTCGCCGTGGGGTGGGCTGCCGACCTGGTGTTGCGCCGGATCGCCTCCCGTCATCCCGCGGCGCCCCTGTGGCAGCGGTTGCGCCGCTGCCGGGTGCCGCTGCAAGTCGCCTCGTGCACAGGGCTGTTGCTCAGCAGCTACCGGACGGCCGGGGTTGGCCAGGACCATCACGTCGGCATTGACCGTGCGTTGACACTGTTGCTGATCGCGTCCGTGGGATGGCTGAGCCTGCGGATCGCCGGTGCTGTCGTCGACTCCGGCTACGCCCGCTACGCTTCCGCCTCGCATGATCCGGCGCGCGTACGGCGGGTGCGGACCCAGGTTGCCCTCATCCAGCGGGTCGTGACCGCCGTGGTGATGGCGGTCACCGGTGCCGTCATGTTGATGCAGTTCCAGGCGGTGCAGACGCTGGGCACCTCGGTCCTGGCCTCAGCGGGAGTGATCGCCGCGGTTGCCGGTATCGCCGCCCAGTCGACGCTGGGCAACCTTTTCGCCGGCCTCCAGATTGCTTTCGGCGACATGGTCCGCCTCGGTGACACGGTGGTCGTCGAGGGGGAGTGGGGCACGGTGGAGGAGATCACGCTCACCTACCTCGTGGTCAGGACCTGGGACGAACGCAGGATCACCATGCCGGTCTCGTACTTCACCAGTCGGCCGTTCCAGAACTGGTCCCGCGGCGGTGCCCAGATGACCGGTACCGTCTTCCTCCACGTGGACCATGCCACTCCGGTCGCCCTGCTGCGTGAGCAGCTGCACCGGGTCCTGAAGGAATGCGACGCCTGGGACGGGCGCTCCTGGAGTCTCGTCGTCACAGATACGACTCCCAGCACGATCGAGGTGCGGGCGCTGGCCACCGCGCGGAACGCGGACAACATCTGGACGGTGCGGTGTGCCGTCCGGGAAGGGCTGGTCGGCTGGCTGCGGGACGAGCATCCGTACGCTCTCCCCAGGATCAACCACACCCCGGCACCAGGGCGGGAACCATGA
- a CDS encoding maleylpyruvate isomerase family mycothiol-dependent enzyme, protein MASLPYLQLLRQESDAFSACLGHDLSLPVIHCGDWTLRGLAEHMGRGNRWAAAAVTEKRGDYEAPSAPRVDDEVRGWFDASADELLAVLDTDPANEAWTFYPPHTVGFWQRRRAQEMLIHRWDAQNALGEALPFDPEFAADGVAEVFDTMAPRQVKLGRAEPPRHALRLRATDTGQSWTHGPGEPVAEISGTAEQLLLMLWGRLPADDASISWSGDRAAGAATLAGPLTP, encoded by the coding sequence ATGGCTTCGCTTCCCTACCTCCAGCTGCTGCGCCAGGAGTCCGACGCATTCAGCGCCTGCCTTGGGCACGACCTGAGTTTGCCCGTCATCCATTGCGGAGACTGGACACTGCGCGGTCTCGCCGAGCACATGGGCCGGGGCAACCGTTGGGCTGCCGCTGCGGTCACCGAGAAGCGCGGCGACTACGAAGCGCCGTCCGCGCCGCGCGTGGACGACGAAGTGCGGGGCTGGTTCGACGCCTCGGCAGACGAGTTGCTGGCCGTGCTGGACACCGATCCGGCCAACGAGGCGTGGACCTTCTACCCGCCGCACACCGTGGGCTTCTGGCAGCGGCGGCGCGCTCAGGAGATGCTGATCCACCGCTGGGACGCGCAGAACGCCTTGGGAGAAGCCCTCCCCTTCGACCCGGAGTTCGCGGCAGACGGCGTGGCGGAGGTCTTCGACACCATGGCGCCGCGTCAGGTCAAGCTCGGCCGGGCTGAACCGCCGCGCCATGCACTCCGGCTGCGGGCCACGGACACCGGCCAGTCGTGGACTCACGGGCCTGGCGAGCCTGTCGCCGAGATTTCCGGAACGGCGGAGCAGCTGCTGCTCATGCTCTGGGGCCGACTGCCCGCAGACGACGCGTCGATCTCGTGGTCCGGAGACCGCGCGGCGGGAGCAGCGACTCTCGCCGGCCCGTTGACTCCTTGA
- a CDS encoding dienelactone hydrolase family protein: protein MTTITTRTVEYPADGLTMFGHLALPAGVDRRPAVLIGPEGTGLSDVERRRAEALAELGYVALAFDLHGGRYLEDPEEMLARCMPLLADPDRMRDIGHAALDVLRAEPRTDPDRIAAVGYGTGGAIALELGRDGVDLRAIGTVNGLITGRPGEAARIRCPVWAGVGSEDPIMPPAQRNAFTAEMQAGGVDWRLAVYGGALHAFHHPSVGHTVRPGVGYHPRHAQRAWRDVLDLLAECLPVTEDLVSPSSAIG from the coding sequence ATGACGACGATTACAACGCGCACGGTCGAGTACCCGGCCGACGGTCTGACGATGTTCGGGCACCTCGCACTCCCGGCCGGTGTCGACCGCCGGCCGGCAGTCCTGATCGGACCCGAGGGGACGGGGCTCAGCGACGTCGAGCGCCGCCGGGCCGAGGCGCTGGCCGAGCTGGGTTACGTGGCGCTGGCCTTCGACCTCCACGGCGGACGCTATTTGGAAGACCCAGAGGAAATGTTGGCCCGTTGCATGCCGCTGCTCGCCGACCCCGACCGGATGCGGGACATCGGTCATGCGGCGCTCGACGTGTTGCGCGCCGAACCGCGGACCGACCCCGACCGGATCGCCGCCGTCGGCTACGGCACCGGGGGCGCAATCGCACTGGAACTCGGTCGCGATGGCGTCGACCTGCGCGCGATCGGGACAGTCAACGGGCTGATCACGGGCCGACCGGGCGAGGCGGCGCGCATTCGATGCCCCGTGTGGGCCGGGGTCGGGTCGGAAGACCCGATCATGCCGCCCGCGCAACGGAACGCGTTCACCGCCGAGATGCAGGCCGGGGGCGTCGATTGGCGCCTCGCGGTCTACGGCGGCGCCTTGCACGCCTTCCACCACCCGTCGGTCGGCCACACCGTGCGTCCCGGCGTCGGCTACCACCCACGGCACGCGCAGCGAGCCTGGCGCGACGTCCTCGACCTGCTCGCCGAGTGCCTGCCCGTGACGGAGGATCTGGTCAGTCCAAGCTCGGCCATCGGCTGA
- a CDS encoding YciI family protein, whose product MEFLCYHRDRPASLPLRYELQEAHWSYMDQYAKEMIARGPTLADDGDTPTGSVHILDLPDPAAARTFAFDEPNYQAGVYRDVLLRRWRNTLGRTMWDFPGGRTGGDRYLVIGLGTGQAADLAVPPDLNELIAYGPLLSDNGATWLGTAALLRAPDPDTARAILTSDEYADIEVHNWQFGGRPT is encoded by the coding sequence ATGGAGTTCCTCTGCTACCACCGCGACCGGCCCGCCTCCCTGCCACTGCGCTACGAGCTGCAGGAAGCGCATTGGTCCTACATGGACCAGTACGCGAAGGAGATGATCGCCCGGGGCCCGACTCTCGCCGACGACGGCGACACACCCACCGGAAGCGTGCACATCCTCGACCTGCCCGACCCCGCCGCGGCCCGCACATTCGCCTTCGACGAGCCGAACTACCAGGCCGGCGTCTACCGGGACGTGCTGCTACGACGGTGGCGCAACACGCTGGGGCGCACCATGTGGGACTTCCCCGGCGGTCGGACGGGCGGCGACCGGTACCTGGTGATCGGCCTCGGCACGGGACAGGCCGCCGACCTCGCGGTGCCGCCCGACCTGAACGAGCTGATCGCCTACGGACCGCTGTTGTCCGACAACGGCGCCACCTGGCTGGGCACCGCGGCGCTGCTCCGAGCGCCGGACCCGGACACGGCACGCGCCATCCTGACCTCGGACGAGTACGCCGACATTGAGGTGCACAACTGGCAGTTCGGCGGACGCCCGACCTAG
- a CDS encoding peptidase inhibitor family I36 protein, producing the protein MRRIHSFAVASVALAAALGVVPTATATSAAPARAAAYNCSPGYFCIYSGWNGSGTRCQWSQSSLANTADNCSFIQKGQNVRSVWNKTGHRVQYYTQTNYHARVGSTEAGKGGNVQGNYQIRSFKPQ; encoded by the coding sequence ATGCGTCGTATCCACTCGTTCGCCGTCGCCTCTGTGGCCCTGGCCGCCGCGCTGGGCGTCGTACCCACCGCGACCGCGACCTCCGCGGCGCCCGCCCGAGCAGCGGCCTACAACTGTTCACCAGGATACTTCTGCATCTACAGCGGCTGGAACGGTTCGGGAACCCGTTGTCAGTGGTCGCAGTCCAGCCTGGCCAACACGGCGGACAACTGCTCCTTCATCCAGAAGGGCCAGAACGTGCGCTCCGTGTGGAACAAGACGGGGCACCGCGTCCAGTACTACACGCAGACCAACTACCACGCGCGCGTCGGATCCACCGAGGCCGGCAAGGGCGGCAACGTCCAGGGCAACTACCAGATCCGCTCCTTCAAGCCCCAGTAG
- a CDS encoding DUF6294 family protein — MNVLRRASRVLVTAAAIGATVLVLNPATASADSRGSTVRSGVAADYKWFTWDDLSVGDCHQTGGHLQLYSDGKLTFNATAWTTRTISGDIWHSRFKLNNSAGQTMYTTGTYDSPTMWPSKHHTYTVQGTFEPSVYNAIARVVQHSEC, encoded by the coding sequence ATGAACGTACTCCGACGGGCTAGCAGGGTACTCGTGACGGCGGCCGCCATCGGAGCCACCGTCCTCGTTCTCAACCCCGCGACCGCCTCGGCCGACTCTCGAGGGAGCACCGTCCGTTCAGGGGTTGCGGCCGACTACAAATGGTTCACGTGGGACGACCTGAGCGTCGGTGACTGCCATCAGACGGGCGGGCACCTACAGCTCTACTCCGACGGCAAACTCACGTTCAACGCCACGGCCTGGACGACCCGCACCATCAGCGGGGACATCTGGCACTCGCGCTTCAAGCTGAACAATTCTGCGGGCCAGACGATGTACACCACCGGGACCTACGACAGCCCGACCATGTGGCCGAGCAAGCACCACACCTACACGGTGCAGGGGACCTTCGAACCCAGCGTGTACAACGCCATCGCGAGAGTCGTCCAGCACTCCGAGTGCTGA
- a CDS encoding cytochrome P450, which produces MTHGILSEILDYANRANPYPLYEELRKTPVFHDGSGPYVISTYYEIQSLLHDPRLSSDTRNLAATAGDPLAEGGEEEAAALPPSFLKLDPPEHDRLRRMANRPFGPPHSPRRIDGMRGDLRSIVTGLIDNLGDPERIDLVDQFAYPFPVTMICRLLGVPREDEPRFHTWADTLAASLDPDPDADPAERQRKTHDSRMELGMYLAGLIEERRKQPGDDMLSQLAVGHEQDESMSTMELLSTAALLLIAGHETTVNLITNGMLTLLRNPDVLERLSRDPALAAPLVEELLRFEPPVQLLPQRTPLVDIEVRGVTIPKGSSMWLILASGNRDPQRFENPDRFDPDRADIQHLGLGSGIHSCFGAPLARLEAQIALTELARRLRNPRLLEDPPPYRQNAVLRGPRHLHITCAEVGA; this is translated from the coding sequence ATGACCCACGGCATCCTGAGCGAGATCCTGGACTACGCCAACCGCGCGAACCCGTACCCCTTGTACGAAGAACTGCGCAAGACTCCCGTCTTCCACGACGGGAGCGGGCCGTACGTCATCAGCACCTACTACGAGATCCAGAGCCTGCTGCACGACCCGCGACTCAGCTCCGACACCCGCAACCTGGCCGCGACGGCCGGGGACCCATTGGCCGAGGGTGGCGAGGAGGAGGCCGCGGCCCTCCCGCCGAGCTTCCTCAAGCTGGATCCGCCCGAGCACGACCGGCTGCGCCGGATGGCCAACCGGCCCTTCGGGCCTCCGCACTCCCCACGCCGCATCGACGGGATGCGGGGCGACCTCCGCTCCATCGTCACCGGGCTGATCGACAACCTCGGAGACCCCGAACGCATCGACCTGGTCGACCAGTTCGCCTACCCGTTCCCCGTAACCATGATCTGCCGACTGCTGGGGGTGCCACGCGAGGACGAGCCCCGCTTCCACACCTGGGCGGACACCCTCGCCGCGAGCCTGGACCCCGATCCGGACGCGGATCCCGCCGAAAGGCAGCGCAAGACCCACGACTCCCGGATGGAACTGGGCATGTACCTGGCCGGTCTCATCGAGGAGCGGCGCAAGCAGCCCGGTGACGACATGCTGTCCCAGCTGGCCGTGGGGCACGAGCAGGACGAGTCCATGTCGACCATGGAACTGCTCAGCACCGCCGCGCTGCTGCTGATCGCCGGCCACGAGACGACGGTCAACCTGATCACGAACGGGATGCTCACGCTGCTGCGCAACCCCGACGTACTGGAACGGCTGAGCCGGGACCCGGCGCTCGCGGCGCCGCTGGTGGAGGAGCTGCTGCGATTCGAACCGCCGGTACAACTACTGCCGCAGCGCACCCCGCTGGTCGACATCGAGGTGCGCGGGGTCACCATCCCCAAGGGCTCCTCGATGTGGCTGATCCTCGCCTCGGGAAACCGCGACCCCCAGCGCTTCGAGAACCCCGACCGCTTCGACCCGGACCGCGCGGACATCCAGCACCTGGGCCTCGGCAGCGGCATCCACAGCTGCTTCGGCGCTCCGCTGGCCCGCCTGGAGGCCCAGATCGCCCTCACCGAACTGGCCCGCCGCCTCCGCAACCCCCGCCTCCTGGAGGACCCGCCCCCCTACCGCCAGAACGCCGTCCTGCGCGGCCCCCGCCACCTCCACATCACCTGCGCCGAAGTCGGCGCCTAG
- a CDS encoding NAD(P)/FAD-dependent oxidoreductase, giving the protein MHEVTLEHLKRDGRIVVVGASLAGLRAAETIRDKGFTGSLTMIGDEPYEPYDRPPLSKGVLLGKSTAERTALPRRRAIDAEWRLGVPAVGLDMAARRVKLADGDEVPYDRLLIATGVRARPWPNAAESELDGVFVLRTRDDGAALARRLDARPRRVLVIGAGFTGSEIASACRERGLEVTVAERGDAPLVGALGGVIGAVSAELQREHGVDLRTGVMVTQLEGDSTGRVRAAHFSDDTTLDCDVVVVSLGAQRNTEWLRGSGLGAGPRGIACDAGCRAFDIRGIVTDDIYVAGDVARSPHPLFGYQFLSLEHWGNAVSQAETAAHNMLSVSSDRRPHIWVPAFWSSQFGVNIKSVGVPSMGSEIMITQGSRAERRFTGVYGYQGRVIGAVTFDNGRWLPFYQQQIESTAPFPVPFPTVDRRSDGNRPVPADFPDPSVPTHGPTITLSGYSPADRRMTFTPAGH; this is encoded by the coding sequence ATGCATGAAGTGACCCTGGAGCATCTCAAGCGCGACGGCCGGATCGTCGTGGTGGGAGCCTCGCTCGCCGGTCTGCGGGCCGCCGAGACCATCCGTGACAAGGGTTTCACCGGCTCACTGACCATGATCGGCGACGAGCCGTACGAGCCCTACGACCGCCCTCCCCTCTCCAAGGGGGTGCTGCTCGGCAAGTCCACGGCCGAGCGAACCGCACTGCCGCGCCGCCGGGCCATCGACGCCGAGTGGCGGCTCGGCGTACCGGCCGTCGGCCTCGACATGGCGGCCCGGCGGGTCAAGCTGGCCGACGGGGACGAAGTCCCGTACGACCGGCTGCTGATCGCCACCGGCGTACGGGCCCGGCCCTGGCCGAACGCGGCCGAGAGCGAACTCGACGGCGTGTTCGTGTTGCGCACCCGCGACGACGGCGCGGCGCTGGCGCGGCGACTGGACGCGCGGCCCCGCCGGGTGCTGGTGATCGGCGCCGGTTTCACCGGGTCGGAGATCGCCTCGGCGTGCCGGGAGCGCGGGCTGGAGGTCACCGTCGCCGAACGCGGCGACGCGCCCCTGGTCGGGGCGCTGGGCGGGGTGATCGGGGCCGTGAGCGCCGAGCTCCAGCGGGAGCACGGCGTCGACCTGCGCACCGGCGTGATGGTCACCCAGCTGGAGGGCGACTCCACCGGCCGCGTGCGGGCCGCGCACTTCTCCGACGACACCACGCTGGATTGCGACGTGGTGGTCGTCTCGTTGGGAGCCCAGCGCAACACCGAGTGGCTGAGGGGCTCGGGGCTCGGCGCGGGTCCGCGCGGCATCGCCTGCGACGCGGGCTGCCGGGCCTTCGACATCCGGGGCATCGTCACCGACGACATCTACGTTGCGGGGGACGTGGCCCGCTCCCCGCACCCCTTGTTCGGGTACCAGTTCCTCTCCCTGGAGCACTGGGGCAATGCCGTCTCGCAGGCGGAGACCGCGGCGCACAACATGCTCAGCGTGAGCAGCGACCGGCGCCCGCACATCTGGGTGCCGGCTTTCTGGTCCTCGCAGTTCGGGGTCAACATCAAATCCGTCGGCGTTCCGTCGATGGGATCCGAAATCATGATCACGCAGGGCTCGCGCGCAGAACGCCGCTTCACCGGTGTCTATGGGTACCAGGGCCGCGTCATCGGGGCCGTCACCTTCGACAACGGCCGGTGGCTGCCGTTCTACCAGCAGCAGATCGAGAGCACCGCGCCCTTCCCGGTGCCGTTCCCGACGGTCGATCGGCGCTCCGACGGCAACCGGCCCGTCCCCGCCGACTTCCCCGACCCGTCCGTGCCCACGCACGGGCCGACCATCACCCTGAGCGGATACTCGCCGGCCGACCGGCGGATGACGTTCACCCCCGCCGGGCACTGA
- a CDS encoding ferredoxin: MRLVVDLNRCQGYAQCAFLAPDVFAMHGDEGLLYDPQAEDAQRERLAQAAAACPVQAILVDDLDLNLDRNREQDRDLTAAAEARDA, from the coding sequence CTGAGGCTTGTCGTCGATCTCAACCGGTGCCAGGGGTACGCGCAGTGCGCCTTCCTCGCGCCCGATGTCTTCGCGATGCACGGGGACGAGGGGCTCCTCTACGATCCCCAGGCCGAGGACGCCCAGCGCGAGCGGTTGGCGCAGGCCGCCGCCGCGTGCCCCGTGCAGGCCATCCTCGTGGACGACCTGGACCTCAACCTCGACCGGAACCGCGAACAGGACCGGGACCTGACGGCCGCCGCGGAGGCGCGCGATGCATGA
- a CDS encoding VOC family protein, translating to MSMIKQFQVTFDCAEPARLAAFWCEVLGYVVPTVPEGFATWEEYHHSLPPEDEIYFACTDPSGVGPRVLFQRVPEGKVVKNRVHLDVRVGTGLVGDERLATLEAECARLMALGAKHVLTQRADDVNESCITMQDIEGNEFCLD from the coding sequence ATGTCAATGATCAAGCAGTTCCAAGTGACCTTCGACTGCGCGGAGCCTGCGCGCCTCGCCGCCTTCTGGTGCGAGGTGCTGGGGTACGTCGTACCGACAGTCCCGGAGGGCTTTGCCACGTGGGAGGAGTACCACCACTCGCTGCCGCCTGAGGATGAGATCTACTTCGCGTGCACTGATCCCTCGGGTGTGGGACCGCGCGTGCTCTTCCAGCGAGTTCCCGAAGGCAAGGTCGTCAAGAACCGGGTGCATCTTGATGTGCGGGTCGGCACAGGGCTCGTGGGTGACGAGCGCCTGGCCACACTCGAGGCCGAATGCGCACGGCTGATGGCGCTCGGCGCGAAACACGTGCTGACGCAGCGCGCCGATGACGTCAACGAGTCCTGCATCACGATGCAGGACATCGAGGGCAACGAGTTCTGCCTCGACTGA
- a CDS encoding DUF4232 domain-containing protein, whose product MVVNMKNTGSSKCSMHGFPGVQLVGPDGLGDNRPDAARADATASTVTVGPGEETRFLLHYSPDTSGSGKTYTRLLVTPPNETVGEIVNLNGVTITIAAASGTVPDVVVDPVGYHVGSGK is encoded by the coding sequence ATAGTCGTCAACATGAAGAACACCGGTTCCAGCAAGTGCAGCATGCACGGCTTCCCCGGAGTCCAACTCGTGGGCCCCGATGGACTGGGTGACAACAGGCCCGACGCCGCCCGCGCCGACGCCACGGCGTCCACCGTCACCGTCGGGCCCGGCGAGGAGACCCGCTTCCTGCTGCACTACAGCCCGGACACCAGCGGCTCCGGCAAGACCTACACCCGGCTTCTCGTCACCCCGCCCAACGAGACGGTCGGGGAGATCGTGAACCTCAACGGTGTGACCATCACCATCGCCGCCGCCAGTGGCACCGTTCCGGACGTCGTCGTCGACCCCGTCGGCTACCACGTCGGCTCCGGCAAGTGA
- a CDS encoding SulP family inorganic anion transporter, which produces MLSAFKNPAVLRQDALASLVVFLVALPLCVGVAVASGVPAELGLITGIVGGLVVGFLPGSALQVSGPAAGLTVLVFEAVWEFGLSMLGAIVLAAGVLQIGLGLLRFGRWFRAISVSVVQGMLAGIGLVLIFGQLYTMAGVQQPRSGLEKIFGIPGLVGDIATSRSALTAFAVGLGTIIVLVGWKRLPATVRLIPAPLAAVALATGVTAIGGLDIANVKVQGLFEAIQPPGLSDVSSLGSLAVLGTVLAFALIASAESLFSAAAADRMHDGPRTHYDKELVAQGVGNTVCGVLGALPMTAVIVRSSANLQAGATTKASRILHGLWLLLFTVLLPTVIGIIPLAALAGVLVHAGCKLIPVKEVLPLWRQHRGELVILTITAIAIVTTSMFEGVVLGLVLAVAKSAWETSHVHLDTRELTDGRLVVTLTGNATFLRLPRILQTLEALPKDQPIELDLTAVRHLDHACRAALENWAARHHTTGTEPVRVRVPATENDATTASAGAAARSA; this is translated from the coding sequence ATGCTTTCCGCTTTCAAGAATCCTGCCGTCCTGCGCCAAGACGCGCTCGCCTCGCTCGTGGTGTTCCTGGTGGCCCTGCCCCTGTGTGTCGGAGTCGCCGTGGCGTCGGGCGTACCGGCCGAACTGGGCCTGATCACCGGCATCGTGGGCGGGCTGGTCGTGGGCTTCCTGCCAGGGAGCGCGCTACAGGTCAGCGGCCCGGCCGCGGGCCTGACCGTCCTTGTCTTCGAAGCCGTCTGGGAGTTCGGACTGAGCATGCTCGGCGCCATTGTGCTGGCCGCCGGAGTGCTCCAGATCGGCCTCGGCCTGCTGCGGTTCGGCCGCTGGTTCCGGGCGATCTCCGTGTCGGTCGTCCAGGGCATGCTGGCCGGCATCGGACTCGTGCTCATCTTCGGGCAGTTGTACACCATGGCCGGCGTGCAGCAGCCGCGCTCGGGCCTGGAGAAGATCTTCGGCATCCCGGGTCTGGTCGGTGACATCGCCACCAGCCGCTCCGCACTGACCGCCTTCGCGGTGGGCCTCGGTACCATCATCGTGCTCGTGGGGTGGAAGAGACTGCCCGCCACGGTGCGTCTGATCCCCGCCCCGCTGGCCGCGGTGGCCCTCGCCACCGGCGTCACGGCGATCGGCGGCCTGGACATCGCCAACGTGAAGGTACAGGGGCTCTTCGAGGCCATCCAGCCGCCCGGCCTGAGCGACGTCAGCTCGTTGGGCAGCCTCGCGGTACTCGGCACGGTCCTTGCCTTCGCCCTCATCGCCTCGGCGGAATCGCTGTTCAGCGCGGCGGCGGCGGACCGCATGCACGACGGCCCGCGTACGCACTACGACAAGGAACTGGTCGCCCAGGGCGTGGGCAACACCGTGTGCGGCGTGCTCGGGGCCCTGCCGATGACCGCGGTCATCGTCCGCAGCTCCGCCAACCTCCAGGCAGGCGCGACGACGAAGGCCTCCCGCATCCTGCACGGGCTGTGGCTGCTGCTGTTCACCGTGCTGCTGCCCACCGTGATCGGGATCATCCCGCTCGCGGCACTCGCGGGCGTACTGGTCCACGCGGGCTGCAAGCTGATCCCCGTGAAGGAAGTACTCCCGCTGTGGCGCCAACACCGCGGCGAGCTCGTCATCCTCACGATCACGGCCATCGCCATCGTGACGACGAGCATGTTCGAAGGCGTGGTCCTGGGCCTGGTGCTGGCCGTGGCGAAGTCGGCGTGGGAAACCTCCCACGTCCACCTCGACACCCGCGAACTCACCGACGGCAGGCTGGTGGTGACCCTCACCGGCAACGCCACCTTCCTCCGGCTCCCCCGCATCCTGCAGACCCTGGAGGCACTACCGAAGGACCAGCCCATCGAACTCGACCTGACGGCCGTGCGGCATCTGGATCACGCCTGCCGCGCCGCCCTGGAGAACTGGGCAGCACGCCACCACACCACCGGCACCGAACCGGTACGGGTGAGAGTGCCGGCCACGGAGAACGACGCCACCACCGCGTCGGCGGGGGCAGCGGCCCGATCCGCGTGA
- a CDS encoding carbonic anhydrase, with translation MKSLIDNARSFSTTHVADPQHAEAFQALEAGQSPEVLFITCSDSRVVPALITGARPGELFELRTAGNIVPAYPDLDRPTGEAATIEYAVRVLGVRDIIVCGHSHCGAIGAVVRGEDLAAVPAVRGWLEEAVPPHAPVRSLATDSADLAEAVQAHAVAQLETLHGYPCVQERITAGTLSLHAWYYEVHTGVVRAQQAQDGGLPFKAL, from the coding sequence ATGAAGTCACTGATCGACAATGCGCGCTCCTTCTCGACCACGCACGTGGCCGATCCTCAACATGCGGAGGCGTTCCAGGCCCTTGAGGCCGGGCAGTCTCCGGAAGTCCTGTTCATCACCTGCTCGGACTCCCGCGTCGTACCGGCCCTGATCACCGGGGCGCGCCCGGGTGAGCTCTTCGAACTGCGTACCGCCGGCAACATCGTCCCGGCCTACCCCGACCTCGACCGCCCCACGGGTGAGGCGGCCACCATCGAGTACGCCGTTCGCGTCCTCGGCGTCCGCGACATCATCGTCTGCGGCCACTCCCACTGCGGCGCGATAGGCGCGGTGGTCCGCGGCGAGGACCTGGCCGCCGTTCCCGCCGTCCGCGGCTGGCTGGAAGAAGCCGTACCGCCGCACGCCCCTGTCCGCTCGCTGGCGACGGACTCCGCCGACCTCGCGGAAGCCGTACAGGCCCACGCCGTCGCGCAGTTGGAGACGCTGCACGGCTACCCCTGCGTCCAGGAGCGCATCACCGCGGGCACGCTCTCCCTGCACGCCTGGTACTACGAAGTGCATACCGGCGTGGTCAGAGCGCAACAGGCGCAAGACGGCGGACTGCCATTCAAAGCCCTGTGA